Proteins encoded within one genomic window of Ptiloglossa arizonensis isolate GNS036 chromosome 3, iyPtiAriz1_principal, whole genome shotgun sequence:
- the Sff gene encoding BRSK family serine/threonine-protein kinase sugar-free frosting isoform X2 produces the protein MQGKESPVGSNTQENHQYVGPYRLEKTLGKGQTGLVKLGVHCVLGKKVAIKIINREKLSESVLMKVEREIAIMKLIDHPHVLGLSDVYENKKYLYLVLEHVSGGELFDYLVKKSRLTPKEARRFFRQIISALDFCHSHSICHRDLKPENLLLDEKNNIKIADFGMASLQPAGSMLETSCGSPHYACPEVIRGEKYDGRKADVWSCGVILYALLVGALPFDDDNLRKLLEKVKRGVFYIPHFVPPECQNLLKGMIEIDPDKRLTLAEINRHVWVTAAGKGELELELSMMDVVQTHVIPSMDAIDPDVLQAIASLGCFKERDKLIQELLSPNHNTEKVIYFLLLERKRRRPACEDELEVMRGGTRGSSGQLEADPPRKRVDTCRVNGSTALNLGEISHGSPLTPRRQPSTRHHARRSPSTGCHTHASHSHASTPGSSPLHAANAVAGLLSPHRAHPSSYLSQTGSPHRLTAITAAPGNGNANNLPVAAPVPAISNVGIEINDVQQVAVGVTPPGSPHTGAGSGAHHWRSRLTTIKNSFLGSPRFHRRKLLTSTEEVHLTPDSSPELTKKSWFGSLMTTEKDETFTVLVKGKVLASVKADLIHAFLSIAELSHSVSSPMSFKVEYKRGSTAPAMFQRQVRFQVDISAISKQPNEPLFAITFTLLSGNIRRFRRVCEHIQSQVCSRNVGLSLGGQSRAAPPSPRASRKFAQEISESSSCGSDTSERLFVSPHPATRQVVCFNKIDSDMESDTSVFDVKSPTRENGRRSSTSTNNNNPMPGDATPTPGSPTKAVRSNSESQNTPEKKCVTTMSGNNIA, from the exons GATTGGTCAAGCTCGGGGTCCACTGCGTGTTGGGCAAGAAGGTGGCGATCAAAATCATCAACAGGGAAAAGCTGTCGGAGTCCGTGCTGATGAAGGTGGAACGGGAGATCGCGATTATGAAACTGATCGATCATCCCCACGTGCTTGGCCTTTCGGACGTATACGAGAACAAGAAATATTT ATATCTTGTTCTGGAACACGTTTCGGGCGGGGAGCTTTTCGACTATTTAGTGAAAAAGAGTAGACTAACGCCGAAGGAAGCGAGGAGATTTTTCCGACAAATAATTTCCGCGTTAGATTTTTGCCATAGTCATAGTATATG TCATAGAGACTTGAAACCTGAAAATTTGCTGCTGGACGAGAAGAACAACATCAAGATTGCGGATTTCGGGATGGCGTCGTTGCAACCGGCCGGCTCGATGCTGGAAACCAGCTGCGGCTCTCCTCATTACGCCTGCCCCGAAGTTATCCGA GGGGAGAAATACGACGGCAGGAAGGCGGACGTTTGGTCGTGCGGGGTGATACTTTACGCGCTTCTGGTAGGCGCGTTGCCCTTCGACGACGACAATCTGAGAAAGCTGCTGGAGAAAGTGAAGCGCGGGGTGTTTTACATTCCGCATTTCGTGCCGCCCGAGTGCCAAAATCTGCTCAAGGGAATGATCGAGATCGATCCGGACAAGAGATTGACG CTGGCGGAGATAAACAGGCACGTGTGGGTGACAGCGGCGGGCAAGGGCGAGTTGGAGTTGGAACTGTCGATGATGGACGTGGTGCAGACTCACGTTATTCCGTCCATGGACGCAATCGATCCGGACGTGTTGCAGGCGATCGCGAGCCTAGGTTGCTTCAAGGAGCGGGACAAACTGATTCAGGAACTTCTCAGCCCGAA CCACAACACGGAAAAGGTGatctatttcctgttgctcgagaggaaacgaagaaggccGGCGTGCGAGGACGAGCTGGAGGTGATGAGAGGTGGTACGAGGGGATCTTCGGGACAATTGGAAGCGGATCCGCCGAGGAAACGAGTGGACACGTGTCGCGTGAACGGCAGCACCGCTCTGAATCTCGGCGAAATTAGCCACGGTTCTCCTTTGACTCCTAGGAGGCAGCCGAG CACCAGGCATCACGCGCGTCGCTCGCCGAGCACGGGATGCCACACGCACGCCTCGCATTCCCACGCATCGACGCCGGGCAGCTCGCCGTTGCACGCCGCGAACGCCGTCGCCGGACTCTTGAGCCCTCACAGGGCTCATCCGAGCTCCTATCTCAGCCAGACCGGAAGCCCTCACAGACTTACGGCGATCACCGCCGCGCCCGGCAACGGAAACGCCAACAATTTGCCCGTCGCGGCTCCGGTACCGGCCATCTCCAACGTGGGAATCGAAATAAACGACGTTCAGCAAG TAGCGGTCGGTGTTACACCGCCAGGATCCCCGCACACGGGAGCCGGTTCCGGTGCCCATCACTGGAGATCGAGGCTGACCACCATCAAGAATTCGTTTCTGGGTAGTCCACGATTTCATCGCCGTAAACTGCTCACAAGCACCGAGGAG GTACACCTCACACCGGATTCCTCCCCCGAACTTACGAAGAAATCGTGGTTCGGCAGCCTAATGACCACAGAGAAAGACGAAACGTTCACCGTTCTCGTCAAGGGGAAGGTTTTGGCCAGCGTCAAGGCCGACTTGATTCACGCTTTTCTATCG ATAGCGGAATTGTCTCACAGCGTGAGCTCGCCAATGTCCTTCAAAGTGGAATACAAGAGGGGAAGCACGGCACCGGCAATGTTCCAAAGACAAGTTCGTTTTCAAGTCGACATTAGCGCCATTTCGAAGCAACCGAACGAACCGCTGTTCGCCATTACTTTTACTTTGTTGAGCG gAAATATCCGAAGATTCAGGAGAGTCTGCGAGCACATTCAGTCGCAGGTCTGCTCGCGGAACGTAGGACTGAGCTTGGGAGGACAGAGCAGAGCGGCGCCACCGAGTCCACGAGCCTCCCGAAAATTCGCTCAGGAGATAAGCGAAAGTTCCAGTTGCGGTAGCGACACCAGCGAACGACTGTTCGTCAGCCCGCATCCAGCTACCAGACAGGTAGTCTGTTTCAACAAG ATCGACTCCGACATGGAGTCCGACACGTCCGTGTTCGACGTAAAGTCACCGACCCGCGAGAACGGTCGTCGAAGTTCCACGTCGACCAACAACAACAACCCTATGCCGGGCGACGCTACGCCG
- the Sff gene encoding BRSK family serine/threonine-protein kinase sugar-free frosting isoform X3 has product MQGKESPVGSNTQENHQYVGPYRLEKTLGKGQTGLVKLGVHCVLGKKVAIKIINREKLSESVLMKVEREIAIMKLIDHPHVLGLSDVYENKKYLYLVLEHVSGGELFDYLVKKSRLTPKEARRFFRQIISALDFCHSHSICHRDLKPENLLLDEKNNIKIADFGMASLQPAGSMLETSCGSPHYACPEVIRGEKYDGRKADVWSCGVILYALLVGALPFDDDNLRKLLEKVKRGVFYIPHFVPPECQNLLKGMIEIDPDKRLTLAEINRHVWVTAAGKGELELELSMMDVVQTHVIPSMDAIDPDVLQAIASLGCFKERDKLIQELLSPNHNTEKVIYFLLLERKRRRPACEDELEVMRGGTRGSSGQLEADPPRKRVDTCRVNGSTALNLGEISHGSPLTPRRQPSTRHHARRSPSTGCHTHASHSHASTPGSSPLHAANAVAGLLSPHRAHPSSYLSQTGSPHRLTAITAAPGNGNANNLPVAAPVPAISNVGIEINDVQQVVAVGVTPPGSPHTGAGSGAHHWRSRLTTIKNSFLGSPRFHRRKLLTSTEEVHLTPDSSPELTKKSWFGSLMTTEKDETFTVLVKGKVLASVKADLIHAFLSIAELSHSVSSPMSFKVEYKRGSTAPAMFQRQVRFQVDISAISKQPNEPLFAITFTLLSGNIRRFRRVCEHIQSQVCSRNVGLSLGGQSRAAPPSPRASRKFAQEISESSSCGSDTSERLFVSPHPATRQIDSDMESDTSVFDVKSPTRENGRRSSTSTNNNNPMPGDATPTPGSPTKAVRSNSESQNTPEKKCVTTMSGNNIA; this is encoded by the exons GATTGGTCAAGCTCGGGGTCCACTGCGTGTTGGGCAAGAAGGTGGCGATCAAAATCATCAACAGGGAAAAGCTGTCGGAGTCCGTGCTGATGAAGGTGGAACGGGAGATCGCGATTATGAAACTGATCGATCATCCCCACGTGCTTGGCCTTTCGGACGTATACGAGAACAAGAAATATTT ATATCTTGTTCTGGAACACGTTTCGGGCGGGGAGCTTTTCGACTATTTAGTGAAAAAGAGTAGACTAACGCCGAAGGAAGCGAGGAGATTTTTCCGACAAATAATTTCCGCGTTAGATTTTTGCCATAGTCATAGTATATG TCATAGAGACTTGAAACCTGAAAATTTGCTGCTGGACGAGAAGAACAACATCAAGATTGCGGATTTCGGGATGGCGTCGTTGCAACCGGCCGGCTCGATGCTGGAAACCAGCTGCGGCTCTCCTCATTACGCCTGCCCCGAAGTTATCCGA GGGGAGAAATACGACGGCAGGAAGGCGGACGTTTGGTCGTGCGGGGTGATACTTTACGCGCTTCTGGTAGGCGCGTTGCCCTTCGACGACGACAATCTGAGAAAGCTGCTGGAGAAAGTGAAGCGCGGGGTGTTTTACATTCCGCATTTCGTGCCGCCCGAGTGCCAAAATCTGCTCAAGGGAATGATCGAGATCGATCCGGACAAGAGATTGACG CTGGCGGAGATAAACAGGCACGTGTGGGTGACAGCGGCGGGCAAGGGCGAGTTGGAGTTGGAACTGTCGATGATGGACGTGGTGCAGACTCACGTTATTCCGTCCATGGACGCAATCGATCCGGACGTGTTGCAGGCGATCGCGAGCCTAGGTTGCTTCAAGGAGCGGGACAAACTGATTCAGGAACTTCTCAGCCCGAA CCACAACACGGAAAAGGTGatctatttcctgttgctcgagaggaaacgaagaaggccGGCGTGCGAGGACGAGCTGGAGGTGATGAGAGGTGGTACGAGGGGATCTTCGGGACAATTGGAAGCGGATCCGCCGAGGAAACGAGTGGACACGTGTCGCGTGAACGGCAGCACCGCTCTGAATCTCGGCGAAATTAGCCACGGTTCTCCTTTGACTCCTAGGAGGCAGCCGAG CACCAGGCATCACGCGCGTCGCTCGCCGAGCACGGGATGCCACACGCACGCCTCGCATTCCCACGCATCGACGCCGGGCAGCTCGCCGTTGCACGCCGCGAACGCCGTCGCCGGACTCTTGAGCCCTCACAGGGCTCATCCGAGCTCCTATCTCAGCCAGACCGGAAGCCCTCACAGACTTACGGCGATCACCGCCGCGCCCGGCAACGGAAACGCCAACAATTTGCCCGTCGCGGCTCCGGTACCGGCCATCTCCAACGTGGGAATCGAAATAAACGACGTTCAGCAAG TAGTAGCGGTCGGTGTTACACCGCCAGGATCCCCGCACACGGGAGCCGGTTCCGGTGCCCATCACTGGAGATCGAGGCTGACCACCATCAAGAATTCGTTTCTGGGTAGTCCACGATTTCATCGCCGTAAACTGCTCACAAGCACCGAGGAG GTACACCTCACACCGGATTCCTCCCCCGAACTTACGAAGAAATCGTGGTTCGGCAGCCTAATGACCACAGAGAAAGACGAAACGTTCACCGTTCTCGTCAAGGGGAAGGTTTTGGCCAGCGTCAAGGCCGACTTGATTCACGCTTTTCTATCG ATAGCGGAATTGTCTCACAGCGTGAGCTCGCCAATGTCCTTCAAAGTGGAATACAAGAGGGGAAGCACGGCACCGGCAATGTTCCAAAGACAAGTTCGTTTTCAAGTCGACATTAGCGCCATTTCGAAGCAACCGAACGAACCGCTGTTCGCCATTACTTTTACTTTGTTGAGCG gAAATATCCGAAGATTCAGGAGAGTCTGCGAGCACATTCAGTCGCAGGTCTGCTCGCGGAACGTAGGACTGAGCTTGGGAGGACAGAGCAGAGCGGCGCCACCGAGTCCACGAGCCTCCCGAAAATTCGCTCAGGAGATAAGCGAAAGTTCCAGTTGCGGTAGCGACACCAGCGAACGACTGTTCGTCAGCCCGCATCCAGCTACCAGACAG ATCGACTCCGACATGGAGTCCGACACGTCCGTGTTCGACGTAAAGTCACCGACCCGCGAGAACGGTCGTCGAAGTTCCACGTCGACCAACAACAACAACCCTATGCCGGGCGACGCTACGCCG
- the Sff gene encoding BRSK family serine/threonine-protein kinase sugar-free frosting isoform X1 — MQGKESPVGSNTQENHQYVGPYRLEKTLGKGQTGLVKLGVHCVLGKKVAIKIINREKLSESVLMKVEREIAIMKLIDHPHVLGLSDVYENKKYLYLVLEHVSGGELFDYLVKKSRLTPKEARRFFRQIISALDFCHSHSICHRDLKPENLLLDEKNNIKIADFGMASLQPAGSMLETSCGSPHYACPEVIRGEKYDGRKADVWSCGVILYALLVGALPFDDDNLRKLLEKVKRGVFYIPHFVPPECQNLLKGMIEIDPDKRLTLAEINRHVWVTAAGKGELELELSMMDVVQTHVIPSMDAIDPDVLQAIASLGCFKERDKLIQELLSPNHNTEKVIYFLLLERKRRRPACEDELEVMRGGTRGSSGQLEADPPRKRVDTCRVNGSTALNLGEISHGSPLTPRRQPSTRHHARRSPSTGCHTHASHSHASTPGSSPLHAANAVAGLLSPHRAHPSSYLSQTGSPHRLTAITAAPGNGNANNLPVAAPVPAISNVGIEINDVQQVVAVGVTPPGSPHTGAGSGAHHWRSRLTTIKNSFLGSPRFHRRKLLTSTEEVHLTPDSSPELTKKSWFGSLMTTEKDETFTVLVKGKVLASVKADLIHAFLSIAELSHSVSSPMSFKVEYKRGSTAPAMFQRQVRFQVDISAISKQPNEPLFAITFTLLSGNIRRFRRVCEHIQSQVCSRNVGLSLGGQSRAAPPSPRASRKFAQEISESSSCGSDTSERLFVSPHPATRQVVCFNKIDSDMESDTSVFDVKSPTRENGRRSSTSTNNNNPMPGDATPTPGSPTKAVRSNSESQNTPEKKCVTTMSGNNIA, encoded by the exons GATTGGTCAAGCTCGGGGTCCACTGCGTGTTGGGCAAGAAGGTGGCGATCAAAATCATCAACAGGGAAAAGCTGTCGGAGTCCGTGCTGATGAAGGTGGAACGGGAGATCGCGATTATGAAACTGATCGATCATCCCCACGTGCTTGGCCTTTCGGACGTATACGAGAACAAGAAATATTT ATATCTTGTTCTGGAACACGTTTCGGGCGGGGAGCTTTTCGACTATTTAGTGAAAAAGAGTAGACTAACGCCGAAGGAAGCGAGGAGATTTTTCCGACAAATAATTTCCGCGTTAGATTTTTGCCATAGTCATAGTATATG TCATAGAGACTTGAAACCTGAAAATTTGCTGCTGGACGAGAAGAACAACATCAAGATTGCGGATTTCGGGATGGCGTCGTTGCAACCGGCCGGCTCGATGCTGGAAACCAGCTGCGGCTCTCCTCATTACGCCTGCCCCGAAGTTATCCGA GGGGAGAAATACGACGGCAGGAAGGCGGACGTTTGGTCGTGCGGGGTGATACTTTACGCGCTTCTGGTAGGCGCGTTGCCCTTCGACGACGACAATCTGAGAAAGCTGCTGGAGAAAGTGAAGCGCGGGGTGTTTTACATTCCGCATTTCGTGCCGCCCGAGTGCCAAAATCTGCTCAAGGGAATGATCGAGATCGATCCGGACAAGAGATTGACG CTGGCGGAGATAAACAGGCACGTGTGGGTGACAGCGGCGGGCAAGGGCGAGTTGGAGTTGGAACTGTCGATGATGGACGTGGTGCAGACTCACGTTATTCCGTCCATGGACGCAATCGATCCGGACGTGTTGCAGGCGATCGCGAGCCTAGGTTGCTTCAAGGAGCGGGACAAACTGATTCAGGAACTTCTCAGCCCGAA CCACAACACGGAAAAGGTGatctatttcctgttgctcgagaggaaacgaagaaggccGGCGTGCGAGGACGAGCTGGAGGTGATGAGAGGTGGTACGAGGGGATCTTCGGGACAATTGGAAGCGGATCCGCCGAGGAAACGAGTGGACACGTGTCGCGTGAACGGCAGCACCGCTCTGAATCTCGGCGAAATTAGCCACGGTTCTCCTTTGACTCCTAGGAGGCAGCCGAG CACCAGGCATCACGCGCGTCGCTCGCCGAGCACGGGATGCCACACGCACGCCTCGCATTCCCACGCATCGACGCCGGGCAGCTCGCCGTTGCACGCCGCGAACGCCGTCGCCGGACTCTTGAGCCCTCACAGGGCTCATCCGAGCTCCTATCTCAGCCAGACCGGAAGCCCTCACAGACTTACGGCGATCACCGCCGCGCCCGGCAACGGAAACGCCAACAATTTGCCCGTCGCGGCTCCGGTACCGGCCATCTCCAACGTGGGAATCGAAATAAACGACGTTCAGCAAG TAGTAGCGGTCGGTGTTACACCGCCAGGATCCCCGCACACGGGAGCCGGTTCCGGTGCCCATCACTGGAGATCGAGGCTGACCACCATCAAGAATTCGTTTCTGGGTAGTCCACGATTTCATCGCCGTAAACTGCTCACAAGCACCGAGGAG GTACACCTCACACCGGATTCCTCCCCCGAACTTACGAAGAAATCGTGGTTCGGCAGCCTAATGACCACAGAGAAAGACGAAACGTTCACCGTTCTCGTCAAGGGGAAGGTTTTGGCCAGCGTCAAGGCCGACTTGATTCACGCTTTTCTATCG ATAGCGGAATTGTCTCACAGCGTGAGCTCGCCAATGTCCTTCAAAGTGGAATACAAGAGGGGAAGCACGGCACCGGCAATGTTCCAAAGACAAGTTCGTTTTCAAGTCGACATTAGCGCCATTTCGAAGCAACCGAACGAACCGCTGTTCGCCATTACTTTTACTTTGTTGAGCG gAAATATCCGAAGATTCAGGAGAGTCTGCGAGCACATTCAGTCGCAGGTCTGCTCGCGGAACGTAGGACTGAGCTTGGGAGGACAGAGCAGAGCGGCGCCACCGAGTCCACGAGCCTCCCGAAAATTCGCTCAGGAGATAAGCGAAAGTTCCAGTTGCGGTAGCGACACCAGCGAACGACTGTTCGTCAGCCCGCATCCAGCTACCAGACAGGTAGTCTGTTTCAACAAG ATCGACTCCGACATGGAGTCCGACACGTCCGTGTTCGACGTAAAGTCACCGACCCGCGAGAACGGTCGTCGAAGTTCCACGTCGACCAACAACAACAACCCTATGCCGGGCGACGCTACGCCG